TTGCGCAAAATCTGGCCACCGCCCTCGCCTTCGGATCCGTCGATGATGATCATGATATTTTCCCTGCCCTCGCCCCTGGGGGCGAGGGATACGAAGCCTTGGCGCGGCAGGCGCCTAGGCGCAGTTGGGAGCGGGGGAGCGCGCCTATGGCGCGCGCGGCGCAAAGCGCCGCTCTCCCCTCTCCCAGCTCCGACCAGGGCCCGCCAAGCGGCGGACCCAAGTCTGCGCAACCCTCTCCCCTCCCGGGGCGAGGAAGGTTAGGTGAAACGGGGCGGCATGCCCCCCGGCATGCCGCTTTTTCCCGTTTACCTCCACGGCCGCTTGCGCGACCGGTGAAACGGGGCGGCATGCCCCCGGCATGTCGCTTTTTCCCGTTTACCTCCACGGCCGCTTGCGCGACCGGTGAAACGGGGCGGCATGCCCCCGGCATGTCGCTTTTTCCCGTTTACCTCCACGGCCGCTTGCGCGACCGGTGAAACGGGGCGGCATGCCCCCGGCATGTCGCTTTTTCCCGTTTACCTCCACGGCCGCTTGCGCGACCGGTGAAACGGGGCGGCATGCCCCCGGCATGTCGCTTTTTCCCGTTTCACCCCTTCACGCACACCACCTGCTTGAGCGTGTGGACGATCTCCACGAGATCGGCCTGCGCCGCCATCACCGCCTCGATCGGCTTGTACGCCTTCGGCGTCTCGTCGATCACGCTGTCGTCCTTGCGGCACTCCACGCCTTCGGTGTCGGCGATATGCTCGGCGAGCGTCACCAGCTTCTTGGCCTGGGTGCGCGACATCACGCGCCCCGCGCCATGGCTGCAGCTGTCGAACGCCTCGGCATTGCCGAGCCCGCGCACGATGAACGACTTCGCGCCCATCGAACCCGGGATGATGCCCAGCACGCCCTTGGCCGCGCGCACCGCGCCCTTGCGGGTCACGAGCACATTCTCGCCGAAATGCTTTTCCCGCGTCACATAATTGTGATGGCAGTTGACCGCTTCCAGCTCGGCTTCGAACGGCTTCGCGATCCGGCTGCGCAGCGCCCGGATCACATTGGCCATCATCATCCGGCGGTTCACCGCCGCATAGTCCTGCGCCCAGCCGACCGCCTCGACATACTCGTCGAAATGATCGGTCCCTTCCGGGAAATAGGCGAGGTCCTGATCCGGCAGGTTGATGAACCATTTGCGCATGTCCTGCTTCGCCAGCTCGATGAAGTAGCTGCCGATCGCATTGCCCACGCCGCGCGAGCCCGAATGCAGCATCACCCACACGCGCTGGTCCTGGTCCAGGCACAGCTCGATGAAATGATTGCCGGTGCCGAGCGTCCCGAGATGCACGAGGTTGTTCGTGTTCTTCAGTCGCGGATGCTTCGCCACGATCTGGCCGAAGCGCGCCGCGAGCGTCGCCCACGCCTCAACCACCGCCGGCGGCGGATCGCCCCACGAGCCATGATCGCGCTTGCCGCGACCCACCGAGCGCCCGTGCGGCACCGCCTGTTCGATCGCCGAGCGGATGCCCTCCAGATTATCCGGCAGGTCGCTGGCGACCAGCGAGGTGCGCGCCGCCATCATGCCGCAGCCGATGTCGACGCCCACCGCCGCCGGAATCACCGCGCCCTTGGTCGGGATCACCGAACCCACGGTCGCGCCGATACCGACATGCACGTCCGGCATCGCCGCGACATGCCTGAACACGAACGGCATCGCCGCCGCGCGCGAAAGCTGCGCGCGCGCCTTGTCGTCGACGGGCACGCCGCGGGTCCACATCTTCACCGGCACGCCGCCCGCGGCGTGCTGCACGTCATACGTCTGGGTCATTACGACCTCCTTCATTGCGGTGCCGGCGACGAGGGTTCGGCGAGACGTTTCCCTGAGCTACCCGGTTGCCCGGGGGCGGAGTCGGACCGCCGACCTTCCGCCGTGGGGCGGACGCTCTGACCTGTAGTCCCGCCAGCATTCGCCGGCTGTGTTGTTGCGAAATCATGGCGACGAGGATTTCGACGGACGCCTACCCGCTCTATCCGCTGAGCTACGGGCCGATTGGCCGGCCCGGCGGGATTCGAACCCGCGACCTGGGGATACCGAGTCCATGTAGTCCGTCAGGCATTCGCCATGCCGTTCAAATCAAATCATCATGCGGGCGACGAGTTGGTCGTGAAACATCAAACTCATGCGTTTACCAATTCCGCCACAGGCACGAAGCCCGGCCGGACTCGAACCGGCAAGATCCTTACGGACCGTGAGTTCCCAATGTAGTTCCACAGGCATTCGCCCTCATGATCCCCCGCAGCCGGGAAAGGCCGTGGCGACGAGGTTGGGTGGAAAAACGGACCTTTCGGTCCATCGTCCAATTCGATGTAGTCCCACCCGCATTCGCCACGGCCTTCCGTTCAGTTCGTCAAACCTCCACTTGCTTGACCAGCTCGACCCAATCCCGCGTCTCGCCCGTGGCGAAGCGTGCGATCGTGTCGAACACCGCGTCGGAGAAGCCCCCGACGTTGAGGATGTCCACCCGGCCCGAGGCCTGCGTGGTGCCGTAAGGCTGGACGTCGACGCAGACGAGCCTGGCCTGGCGGTTGCGCCGCTTGAGCGCGTCCCACTCGGTCATCGTCGCCGTCGCGCCGGAGCGGCCCTTGCTCGCATCGACCCAGGACGCATTGTCCGAGACGATCACGACCAGGTCCACCGCCGCTGCTTCCGCGTTCAGCATCGCCAGCGGGGCCGACACCGTGGTGCCGCCGCCGCCGACTGCCGCCAGCCGCGCCGCGTTGACCGCGACCCGCGCATGCGGATCGAGATCGAGCGGCACCACCCGCGTTTCGAACGGCATCACCCGCGCCTGCCGGTTGGTGCGCAGCATCGCCGCCGCGACCAGCGCCGCGATATCGATGCAGCGAACCTTGGACGACGCGCCCTTGCGGTAGCCGGTCACCGGCGACTGCATCGAGCCCGAGACGTCCGGGCAGATCACGATGTTGCCCTCGACCCGCGGCACCGCCTTCAGTGCCTTTTCCAGCGCCGCCTCGAGCGCGCCCCGCACGCGCAGCGGCACCCGATCGTCGACCTGGCCCAGCGCCACCATCAACTGGTAGGGCAGCGGGCGAACCCGGGCGATCGCGTCCGCATCGGCAAGCCGCGCGGCGACGAGATCGACCGTTCCCTCCACGTCGAACGCGCCGTTGCGCGCCAGCGTGTTGAGGTTCATCCGCAGCGCCTGCCAGCCCATCGTGCCGGCAAGCTCGGACCACTGCTCCGCGGTCAGCGGAAAGGCGGTCAGCCATTCGAACGGCACCGGCGGCAACGGGCCCGAGGGATCCTGCTTCCAGGCCTCGAACGCCGCGATTTCCGCCGGCAGCGCGGCAACGTCATGGGGCTTGCCGATCAGCCAGCCATAGAAGGCACGTCGCGCCGCATCCGCGGGCTTGGGGTGAACCATGCGGACGATATCCGCGAGGCTCGGATCCTTGCCCGTCGCCGCCGCCATCAGGCTGCGCATCGACGCCTGCTCCAGCCACTGCTGGACCAGCCGCTTCGGCCGCGTGCCGAGCGACGCGCGCCCGACCTGCCCCGACCGCATGATCTGCACGAAGCTGCGCAGCATGCGGCCATTGTCGATGACGCGCGCGAACACGCGCACCGCGAGATCGGGCTCGGCGACCGTCAGCCACGCCGCGAGCAGCGCCGGCATATCCTTCATCGTCCCCGTCTTGCGGGCATAGACCGCCGCCTGCGCCGCGAAATACGGATCGACCGCCTTGGCCGCGGCCAGCACGTCGGCCAGCTGCGCGCCGGCGTCGCCATAGAAATTGTCGGCGAGGGTGCCGGTCGCGGCGAGCTGCGCGAGCTTCGCCTCCGGCTCATAGGCATAGGCCGGCGCGCCCTCATGATTGATGGCATTCGCACGCGGCAGGAACTTCGCCACCGCCGACGCGAAAAGAGACCTGTTCGCCATTCTGCCTTCCTCCTTGGGGCGGCCGGCGCATTCCGGCCGCCCTGTTCCGTTTCCGCTGCCGGCCACACGCCGACGCCAACATCATCGCAGGAGGCGTGCCAATTCGCCGACAAGCGCGCCGGATTTTCTTTAATACACTGATTTTAAACGGATAAATTTCTCCAGAGCAATGAACCAGTGGACCACGCCCGATCGGCAGACGACAAAATTCCTATCGATTCCGATAAGAGTTTATCCTAATCGATAAGCATGAAACCCGTCACCGTCATCGGATTCCTCGGCTCGACGCTCGATGCCGCCAAGTTCGGCCCCTCGCGCTGGAACCGCTGGCGACCGTCGGTGGGCATCGCCATGCACGAGGATCTGCGCGTCGATCGCTTCCTCCTGCTCCACGGCGCGCAGCATCGCCGCCTCGCCGATCAGGTGGCGGAGGATGTGCGCGCCGTCTCGCCCGAAACGACGGTGGAGCTCCGCCAGCTCGACTTCGCCGACGCGTGGGATTTCGAGGAGGTCTACGGCAAGCTGCTCGACTTCGCGCGCGCCGAGCCCTTCGATCCGGAGGCCGAGGACTATCTGATCCACATCACCACCGGCACGCACGTCGCGCAGATCTGCCTCTTCCTGCTGACCGAGGCGCGCTACCTGCCCGGCCGGCTGCTGCAGACCCAGCCCAATCGCGGCGGCGGCGGCGGCAGCAGCCCGGCGGGCCGCTGGACGGCGATCGACCTCGACCTTTCGCGCTATGACAGCATCGCCACGCGCTTCGCGATGGCCTCCGCGGAAAGCCAGTCCTTCCTCAAGTCGGGGATCGACACGCGCAACGCCGGCTTCAACCGGATGATCGACGAGATCGAGCAGGTGGCGCTGCGCTCGCGCGCGCCGGTGCTGCTGATGGGGCCGACGGGCGCGGGCAAGAGCCAGCTCGCGCGCCGGATCTACGAACTCAAGCGGCTGAAGCACCAGGTCGCCGGGCCGTTCGTCGAGGTCAATTGCGCGACCTTGAAGGGCGACGGTGCGATGTCCGCGCTGTTCGGCCACCGCAAGGGCGCCTTCACCGGCGCGGTCGCCGACCGCCCCGGCCTGCTGCGCGCCGCCGACACCGGCATGTTGTTCCTCGACGAGATCGGCGAACTTGGGCTGGACGAGCAGGCGATGATCCTGCGCGCGATCGAGGACAAGCGCTTCCTGCCGGTCGGCGCCGACAAGGAGGCCGCGTCCGACTTCCAGCTCATCGCCGGTACCAACCGCGATCTCGGCCAGGCGGTGGCGGCCGGCGGCTTCCGCGACGATCTCTACGCGCGGCTCAACCTGTGGACCTTCAGCCTCCCCGGCCTCGCCGAGCGGCGCGAGGATATCGAACCCAATCTCGATTATGAACTCGATCGCTTCGCCGAGCGCGAGGGCAATCGCGTGTCGTTCAACAAGGAGGCGCGCACCCGCTACCTCGCCTTCGCGACCAGCGGCGAGGCGCGCTGGCCGGGCAATTTTCGCGACCTGATGGCCAGCGTGACGCGCATGGCGACCCTGTCCCCCGGCGGACGGATCGATGTCGACTGCGTGGATCTGGAGATCGGCCGGCTGCGTCGGCTGTGGTCGGCGGAAAGCGGCGACGACGGCCTCGCTACGCTGCTGCCGCCCGCGGCGCTCGCCGACATCGACCCGTTCGATCGCGTCCAGCTCGCTTATGTCATCGCGGCCTGCCGCCGGTCACGCTCGCTGTCCGAAGCCGGCCGCACCCTGTTCAGCGCTTCGCTCGCCCGGCGCAGTTCCGCCAACGACGCGGATCGGCTGCGCAAATATCTGGCGCGGTTCGCGCTGAGCTGGGCGGATGTCGCGCAGTGAAACAGGCCGGTTGAAGAGGGGCGGATCGGAAAGGTCGGGGCCGCCCCGCCATCATCCCCCTCCGCACGTCACTCCATAGCCCGAAACCTCGGGCATCGCCGCATCCCCCACCGTCGTGACCGACAATCTTCCCGCCGCCCCGCGATAGGCGAAGCCGCAATAGCCGAAGCCTGTGCCGGAACAGTCCTCCGCCTCGATCACGCCGTGGCGGATGAGGTCCGCAGCGCGCGGGTCGGTCGGCACCATGTCGGCGCGCACCGGCGTCCAGCCCGCCCTGCCCAGCGCCGCGCGCGCCTTGTCGATCGGCATGCCATAGATATTGGGCACCGCACCCTTCCCCCGGCACACCCTTTCCTCGGGCGCCGGCGCGGTCACCGTCGCCCCGCCGTTCGCGCCCACCGCGAGGTCGGCGACCGGCTGCGAAAGGAAGTCGCCGTTCCAGATGCGCAGGGCGCCGCCCTCGACGGGCTCGGCATGGCCGACGGCCGCCGTGTTGCCGTCGGCGCCGTGGACGATCGCACGCAGCGTCGTGCCTTCGAACAGCGCGATATTGCCCGCGTCCAGCAGGCAGGATCCGCTGGTGCCCTGTTCCACCCGGCCGACGAAGCTGACCGCCTGGTAACGGCCGATCGACTGTTCGGCGGTGACCTTCCAGCCCTTGTTCGCGACCATCCGGCCGGCGGCGCTGCGCGGCGCCTGCAACAGATGGCTGCAATCGCCCTCGCCCGCATCCGCCGGCGCCCGCGGCAGCACCGCCAGCGGCGCGATGCGCACGGCGGCGACGCTGGAGGTGAAGGCCGCCGCCGCGCCGCCGCCACCCTGCACCGCATTGCCGCCACCCGCGGTACGATTGCCCTGCGCCGCGACGCCGCCGGCAACGGTGCCGCCCAGCAGCAGCAAGGCGATGGCGGATAGACTTGGCTTCAACATACAAACGCTCCTCGAACGACCCGTGTTGGCGCCCCCATGTCATTGATTCCCCGTTGGAAACGTGATCGGGATCACGATCCGGCGGCGATCGCGACGAGTTGAGCGCGCGCCCCACCCCCGCCGATTTGCTCCGATCCGGAGGAGATCGCGCTGGTGCCCCCGGGCGACCCGGAACATCTCAGGAACGCAATTCAGGAGGCAAGGATGACGGGTTTGGAAAAAGGCGGAGCGTTCGCGCTGGCATGTGCCCTGATAGTTTCGATCGCCGGCTGCGCCGCGGCACCCGCAAGGCCGGCCGGCGCGCCCTTCCCGCCGGATGTCGAGTCGGATGCCGAGCGTCTCGTCAAGGACACGCCGGCGCTTGTCGCCCCGCCGCTTTGGCCGGATGAGGCCGCAGCCGGTTACAGGCGCCGCATCCGCCTGCTGCTGCTCGGCACCATCGGGCCGGAGCGGCTCTCGATCGAGTTCGCGGAACGGACATCGGGCCGGATCGAGGGGCATGTCGTCCGCGCCCGTCGATCGAGAGGGAAAGGCAGGATGCCATGGCGCATCATCATCGATGAACGGTTCGAGGTCAGCCGGCGGGAAATGGCGCAACTGGACGCGTTGATCGCAAAATCGAACCTGTGGGAATTCCACCCCGAGTTCTGGACCAGCGAGGATATCTGCGTGGACGGCGAGATCATGGTCCTCGAACGGCGCACGCCCGCGGCATACAGCTATTCCGAGGGCAACACCTATTGCACGACGCCCGACAAGGTGAATGCCGTGTGGCTCAAGATGATCGAGATCGCCGGCGGGGATCGCCTGCTGGGCCGGTAGCAGGCCGGCGCGAGGCCGAGATGCGACAGCCAGAGCGACGCCGCCATCGCGTTGATGAAAGGGCATCGACCTGCGGCGGGGCGTTGCGCATGATGGCGCGATGCATCGACGGGAGGGCAGCGGCATGACCATCAAGGCGATCGAGGGCGCGGCCATCCTGGCGGCCCTCGCTTTCACCCCCGCGGCCACGCCGCTGGCGGCGCAGGCGCAGACCAATGCCGTCGCCCATCGTTGGGAGAGCTATGCCAACGCCCGCTATGGCTATGCGATCTGCTACCCCGCCGACCTGCTGGTCCCCGAGCCGGAGGCCGACAATGGCGACGGCCGCGCGTTCCAGGGCAAGGACGGCGCCAGCCTGCGCGTCTTCGGCCATTACAACGCCGCCGAACAGACGATGGCCGAGGCGATGGCCGGCGACGCCTTGGGCCTCGCCCATGACGGCGCCGTGATCAGTTACCGCGCCAGCCGGCCCGGCTGGTATGTGCTGTCGGGCAGGATCGGCGACACCATCGTCTACCGCCGCACCATCGCCGCCGGCGACCGCCGCATGACCTTCGTGCTGCGCTACCCCGCCAGCCAGGCGGCGCTGTGGAACCCGATCACCGCCCGCCTCGGCCGCTGCTTCGCGGCGGGATAAAGCGGTGAGCCTTATACAAGACCCGTCCGCCCTGAGGAGCGGCTGAGCCCCTCGTCTTCGCTCGGGATAAACTTGCCCTACGGGCAAGTCGAAGACGCGTATCGAAGGGTCAAGCTCGGAGCAGGTCCTTCGATACGGGCCCCTTCGACGCCGCCTGCGGCGTCGCTCAGGACAGGCTTCCCCAGGCTCAGTCCCTGCTCAGGACGAACGGTTCGGACCAATCGCTCGCTGCTCCAGCCCTCACGCGCGCAACCTCCTCCGATACGGAGCGGATTGCGATGGTGTCGTTCGATGCCGACCGGCAAATGCCTGTGCAGGTTGAGAATATCGGGCAGAGGACGAAGCGTGGCACGGGTGATCAAGCGTTTTGCAGGCGGACACCACAAGCCGCGCCGCATCCGGAGGGAATTGGCCGCGATCCTGCTGCCGCTGTGGCTCGCCGGCTGCGCAACGCTGTCCCCGCCCCTGCTGGGCGGCCGCGCATCGCGCGATTACGAACGGACACTGTCCGACTTCGGTGAACCCATGATTTGGCGGAAGGCCGACGGCAAAGGCTTCAAGCGCAGACTACGCTTCATCATCATGCCCCAGCTTCTGAAGATCAGGCTCTCCATCCGCATCGAAGAGCCGATCAGGGGCAAGCCCTATGGCGAACTCGTCGTGCTCCGCCGGATGGGAGAAAGCCACTTCTACTGGTCGCTCGACGAGCGCCGCCGGTTCCGGATCAGCCCCGACGATCTCGAGGAACTGAACGACCTGATGGTCGCGTCCGAACTCTGGACCTACGAACGGCAGACATGGCGCGATCCTGCGGATGAGGATGACTATATGTGCATCCACGGCGTGGACCTTCTCTTCGAACGCCGCCTCGACGACACATACTATACGGCAAGCGGCAACGGCTCCTGCGAAGTCCCTGGCGAAGTCCGCGCCGTGCTCTACAAGGCCATGGAGATGGCGGGCGGGC
The window above is part of the Sphingomonas sanxanigenens DSM 19645 = NX02 genome. Proteins encoded here:
- a CDS encoding vWA domain-containing protein, with translation MANRSLFASAVAKFLPRANAINHEGAPAYAYEPEAKLAQLAATGTLADNFYGDAGAQLADVLAAAKAVDPYFAAQAAVYARKTGTMKDMPALLAAWLTVAEPDLAVRVFARVIDNGRMLRSFVQIMRSGQVGRASLGTRPKRLVQQWLEQASMRSLMAAATGKDPSLADIVRMVHPKPADAARRAFYGWLIGKPHDVAALPAEIAAFEAWKQDPSGPLPPVPFEWLTAFPLTAEQWSELAGTMGWQALRMNLNTLARNGAFDVEGTVDLVAARLADADAIARVRPLPYQLMVALGQVDDRVPLRVRGALEAALEKALKAVPRVEGNIVICPDVSGSMQSPVTGYRKGASSKVRCIDIAALVAAAMLRTNRQARVMPFETRVVPLDLDPHARVAVNAARLAAVGGGGTTVSAPLAMLNAEAAAVDLVVIVSDNASWVDASKGRSGATATMTEWDALKRRNRQARLVCVDVQPYGTTQASGRVDILNVGGFSDAVFDTIARFATGETRDWVELVKQVEV
- the rtcR gene encoding RNA repair transcriptional activator RtcR, with amino-acid sequence MKPVTVIGFLGSTLDAAKFGPSRWNRWRPSVGIAMHEDLRVDRFLLLHGAQHRRLADQVAEDVRAVSPETTVELRQLDFADAWDFEEVYGKLLDFARAEPFDPEAEDYLIHITTGTHVAQICLFLLTEARYLPGRLLQTQPNRGGGGGSSPAGRWTAIDLDLSRYDSIATRFAMASAESQSFLKSGIDTRNAGFNRMIDEIEQVALRSRAPVLLMGPTGAGKSQLARRIYELKRLKHQVAGPFVEVNCATLKGDGAMSALFGHRKGAFTGAVADRPGLLRAADTGMLFLDEIGELGLDEQAMILRAIEDKRFLPVGADKEAASDFQLIAGTNRDLGQAVAAGGFRDDLYARLNLWTFSLPGLAERREDIEPNLDYELDRFAEREGNRVSFNKEARTRYLAFATSGEARWPGNFRDLMASVTRMATLSPGGRIDVDCVDLEIGRLRRLWSAESGDDGLATLLPPAALADIDPFDRVQLAYVIAACRRSRSLSEAGRTLFSASLARRSSANDADRLRKYLARFALSWADVAQ
- a CDS encoding RtcB family protein gives rise to the protein MTQTYDVQHAAGGVPVKMWTRGVPVDDKARAQLSRAAAMPFVFRHVAAMPDVHVGIGATVGSVIPTKGAVIPAAVGVDIGCGMMAARTSLVASDLPDNLEGIRSAIEQAVPHGRSVGRGKRDHGSWGDPPPAVVEAWATLAARFGQIVAKHPRLKNTNNLVHLGTLGTGNHFIELCLDQDQRVWVMLHSGSRGVGNAIGSYFIELAKQDMRKWFINLPDQDLAYFPEGTDHFDEYVEAVGWAQDYAAVNRRMMMANVIRALRSRIAKPFEAELEAVNCHHNYVTREKHFGENVLVTRKGAVRAAKGVLGIIPGSMGAKSFIVRGLGNAEAFDSCSHGAGRVMSRTQAKKLVTLAEHIADTEGVECRKDDSVIDETPKAYKPIEAVMAAQADLVEIVHTLKQVVCVKG
- a CDS encoding PASTA domain-containing protein: MLKPSLSAIALLLLGGTVAGGVAAQGNRTAGGGNAVQGGGGAAAAFTSSVAAVRIAPLAVLPRAPADAGEGDCSHLLQAPRSAAGRMVANKGWKVTAEQSIGRYQAVSFVGRVEQGTSGSCLLDAGNIALFEGTTLRAIVHGADGNTAAVGHAEPVEGGALRIWNGDFLSQPVADLAVGANGGATVTAPAPEERVCRGKGAVPNIYGMPIDKARAALGRAGWTPVRADMVPTDPRAADLIRHGVIEAEDCSGTGFGYCGFAYRGAAGRLSVTTVGDAAMPEVSGYGVTCGGG